The proteins below come from a single Iocasia fonsfrigidae genomic window:
- the flgL gene encoding flagellar hook-associated protein FlgL, producing the protein MSRITNNMIISDFLSNYNKSQNKLNKYMNQLSTGDKFSRISEEPIDAVKSMRLDTILSFNQQYQDNAAEGISWLKVTDEALNEVGKTLRTLRTDALAAATGTMTPESRQKLLPKVEQLRKDLVEIANSKYANSYIFNGFKTKVKPYQDAASLIPGDYEANGAVSTGKLEREVAAGTVVGVNVTGPEIGFAQMFADINNFSVALASDDPVEIQNTIDNIDTHIENVLVARSQVGSCQNRLELGADRLSAQEVTYTDILSKTADTDVAETIMKYMNEENVFRLALQTGSRIFQPTLMDFLR; encoded by the coding sequence ATGTCGCGTATAACCAATAATATGATTATCAGTGACTTTTTGTCTAATTATAATAAAAGCCAGAATAAACTCAACAAATATATGAATCAATTGTCTACAGGTGATAAATTCAGCAGGATTTCAGAGGAACCTATTGATGCCGTTAAGTCAATGAGACTGGATACAATTCTTAGTTTTAACCAACAATATCAGGACAATGCTGCAGAGGGGATTAGCTGGTTGAAAGTAACTGATGAGGCCTTAAATGAAGTTGGTAAGACCTTGCGTACTCTTCGTACTGATGCTCTTGCAGCTGCTACTGGTACAATGACTCCAGAGTCCCGCCAGAAACTACTGCCGAAGGTTGAGCAGTTAAGAAAAGACCTGGTTGAGATAGCTAATAGTAAATATGCTAATAGTTATATCTTTAATGGTTTCAAGACAAAGGTTAAACCATATCAGGACGCAGCTTCACTGATCCCTGGTGACTATGAGGCTAATGGTGCTGTATCCACCGGGAAATTAGAGCGCGAGGTTGCCGCTGGGACAGTTGTTGGTGTTAATGTAACTGGTCCAGAAATAGGTTTTGCTCAGATGTTTGCTGATATAAATAATTTTAGTGTGGCCCTGGCCAGTGATGACCCAGTTGAAATACAGAACACTATAGATAATATAGATACCCATATTGAGAATGTATTAGTTGCTCGGTCCCAGGTTGGTTCCTGTCAAAACAGGTTAGAGCTGGGTGCTGACAGGTTATCTGCCCAGGAGGTAACCTATACCGATATACTTTCTAAGACAGCTGATACTGATGTAGCAGAAACTATTATGAAATATATGAATGAAGAGAATGTCTTTAGACTCGCCCTGCAAACTGGCTCCAGAATATTCCAGCCTACTCTGATGGATTTTCTGAGATAA
- a CDS encoding DUF6470 family protein yields MNIPQLKINFTRAQIGMKWIRGSMEIEQNIPQLDIDYGNSRPYQVVGDMEISNPPAEMEIDYTKPLEDLGYRKLYSLINFMSNKAKEKALEGIKEDSRDGDYLGKLELGGNRIAQLARSKLLEEKQEVNVELLPKHPPDIKVKTYPVKVTVDPADIDVESNFAFPKAKIRPDRVKIYLAQKAKLDIELVEHQVNIKV; encoded by the coding sequence ATGAATATACCCCAACTTAAGATAAATTTTACTAGGGCCCAGATTGGTATGAAGTGGATAAGGGGTTCGATGGAGATCGAACAAAATATACCTCAGCTTGATATAGACTATGGTAACAGCCGTCCCTATCAGGTGGTAGGTGATATGGAGATCTCTAATCCTCCGGCAGAAATGGAGATTGATTATACCAAACCATTAGAAGACCTGGGGTATAGAAAACTCTATTCCCTGATAAATTTTATGAGCAATAAAGCTAAGGAAAAAGCCTTGGAGGGTATCAAGGAAGATTCCCGGGATGGGGATTACCTGGGGAAACTTGAACTCGGTGGAAACAGGATTGCCCAGTTAGCCAGGAGTAAGCTCTTAGAGGAAAAACAGGAAGTTAATGTAGAACTTTTGCCCAAACATCCGCCGGATATTAAGGTTAAGACCTACCCGGTAAAAGTAACGGTAGATCCAGCAGATATTGATGTGGAAAGTAATTTTGCTTTCCCTAAAGCTAAAATCCGGCCTGACCGGGTGAAGATATATCTGGCCCAAAAAGCGAAATTGGATATTGAGCTTGTTGAACATCAGGTAAATATAAAGGTTTAA
- the fliW gene encoding flagellar assembly protein FliW translates to MLVETSNFGKIEIKKEKMIDFIEPILGFEKYKRFTIIDNLEDDIFYWLQSLDRPDLSFIMINPLAFVDKYNLSIPLKFQQRLKLEEDSEVVFYTIVVIDQTTGDIRTNLKAPVIINTDNNKAVQLVLDEEYPTRFYLFKADPVVEGTG, encoded by the coding sequence ATGCTAGTGGAAACCAGTAATTTTGGTAAGATTGAGATTAAAAAGGAAAAGATGATAGATTTTATTGAACCCATTTTAGGTTTTGAGAAGTATAAAAGATTCACTATAATTGATAATCTGGAAGACGATATATTTTACTGGCTGCAGTCTCTTGATAGACCAGACCTGTCCTTTATTATGATTAATCCCCTGGCCTTTGTTGATAAATACAATCTTAGTATCCCTCTTAAGTTTCAGCAGAGACTCAAGTTGGAGGAAGACTCTGAGGTGGTTTTCTATACTATTGTGGTTATTGACCAGACTACAGGGGATATACGGACAAACCTGAAGGCCCCGGTTATCATTAATACAGACAATAATAAAGCAGTTCAGCTTGTGCTGGATGAGGAATATCCGACGCGTTTTTATCTCTTTAAAGCAGATCCAGTAGTAGAAGGAACAGGGTAG
- the csrA gene encoding carbon storage regulator CsrA → MLILSRKKDESIIIDDKIKIKVIDIDGNRIQLGISAPESITIHREEVYLEIQEENRMAALEKVNLSELAANLKKGASQKKNKKGE, encoded by the coding sequence ATGTTAATATTAAGCAGGAAAAAAGATGAAAGTATCATTATAGATGATAAGATCAAGATTAAGGTAATAGATATTGACGGTAACCGTATCCAACTGGGGATATCGGCCCCTGAATCGATTACTATCCACCGGGAAGAGGTCTATCTGGAAATACAGGAAGAGAATAGAATGGCAGCCTTAGAGAAGGTCAACCTCTCAGAACTGGCAGCCAACTTAAAAAAAGGGGCATCTCAAAAGAAAAATAAAAAGGGTGAATAG
- a CDS encoding flagellin N-terminal helical domain-containing protein has protein sequence MIINHNISSMNALRNLSVNSNEMSKTMEKLSSGYRINRAADDAAGLAISEKMRAQISGLKQAQRNAQDGISLMQTAEGSMAEVHTMLRRMRDLAIQAANGTNSDSEKAKLQSEVDQLVSEISGIADRTEFNAMKLLNGSIANVSFQIGANANQTIEVGLTDMRITGGADATITALDSLSISNAADAQTAIGTLDAAISTISATRSDFGAVQNRLEHTIKNLATTEENLQASESRIRDADMAAQMSALTKNQILQQAGTAMLSQANMKSQTVLSLLG, from the coding sequence ATGATTATCAATCACAATATTAGTTCCATGAACGCTTTGAGGAATCTTAGCGTAAACTCAAACGAGATGTCCAAGACAATGGAGAAGTTATCATCAGGTTACCGCATTAACCGGGCTGCTGATGATGCTGCTGGGCTGGCTATCTCTGAGAAAATGCGGGCACAGATTAGTGGTCTAAAGCAGGCACAGCGTAATGCCCAGGATGGTATCTCCCTAATGCAGACTGCTGAAGGATCTATGGCTGAGGTGCACACTATGTTAAGGAGGATGCGTGACCTGGCTATCCAGGCTGCTAACGGTACCAATAGTGATTCTGAAAAAGCCAAACTCCAGTCTGAGGTAGATCAGTTAGTATCTGAAATTAGTGGTATTGCTGACAGAACAGAATTTAACGCTATGAAATTATTGAATGGTAGTATTGCTAATGTTTCCTTCCAGATCGGTGCTAATGCTAACCAGACTATTGAGGTAGGTTTGACAGACATGAGGATTACTGGTGGAGCAGATGCGACTATTACTGCTCTTGACTCATTAAGTATTTCAAATGCTGCTGATGCTCAGACTGCTATTGGTACTTTAGATGCGGCCATCAGTACTATTTCAGCCACACGTTCTGACTTTGGTGCTGTGCAAAACAGGTTGGAACACACTATTAAGAATCTGGCTACTACTGAAGAAAATCTGCAGGCCTCTGAATCACGTATTCGTGATGCAGATATGGCTGCCCAGATGTCTGCTTTAACTAAAAATCAGATTCTGCAGCAGGCCGGTACTGCTATGTTGTCCCAGGCTAACATGAAATCTCAGACTGTTTTATCACTTCTGGGATAG
- the fliD gene encoding flagellar filament capping protein FliD: MGLSIGGFNGIDTDELLTKLMYIEKAPLRRLEEDKKEVQAQISAWQQLNSALDTFKSKAGDLSDIFDKMAPTVDDEEVLTATANSFASSGNYEIEVKQLFQAHTVASSAEVEADTISGSFDIEINDYSITIDVSEASLQDIADKINNTIIDHDGDSNTDKIQLAQASVVDNKLVVQAAGDVINEGTNITNEVSFTNETNNILSTLHLDTMDTVQNHQMAQFKVNGLLVERGSNEDIDDVIKGVTLNLEGKLSEAGETTTLRVGTDKEAMKEKIKAFVDQYNSLLKTINKYGHPDEAEIEKGEGDAVLSGESALSTVESMMYSSVMNPNGSLSSADWLSNTPLSWDAGTTNNLVIDGTTVSLDGASTLEEIAEQINTELGKDMASIKDNRLVLTSEGSLAVDLTGSDGVVLTDLQIPETFKTNVVSLMGITVDRYGEMSIDEDKLDQALSKNMSDVKQMFTGVNGIVDRVETNVDNAIKSYSYSSGGGYVSGRISTLQKEIKYIDEDIENMERRLDMKEITLKAKFTRMDQLMTQLKNQGSWFTSNSSS; encoded by the coding sequence ATGGGACTAAGTATAGGTGGGTTTAATGGTATTGATACCGACGAACTCCTGACAAAATTGATGTATATTGAAAAGGCGCCTTTAAGGCGTTTAGAAGAAGACAAAAAAGAAGTTCAGGCCCAGATAAGCGCCTGGCAGCAGCTTAATAGTGCTCTAGATACTTTCAAGAGTAAGGCTGGAGATTTAAGTGATATCTTTGATAAGATGGCTCCGACAGTTGATGATGAAGAGGTTCTTACCGCCACTGCTAATAGTTTTGCTAGTTCAGGAAATTATGAGATTGAGGTAAAACAGCTATTTCAGGCCCACACTGTAGCTTCAAGTGCAGAGGTGGAAGCAGACACAATCAGTGGCAGTTTTGATATAGAGATTAATGATTATTCGATAACAATAGATGTGTCAGAGGCTTCTTTGCAAGATATTGCCGATAAGATCAATAATACTATCATTGACCATGATGGTGATTCTAACACAGATAAGATTCAGCTGGCCCAGGCCTCTGTTGTTGATAATAAATTAGTTGTACAGGCTGCGGGAGATGTCATTAATGAAGGTACAAATATAACTAATGAGGTATCATTCACTAATGAAACTAATAATATCTTATCTACTTTGCACCTGGACACAATGGATACAGTTCAAAACCATCAGATGGCTCAGTTTAAAGTTAACGGACTTTTAGTAGAGCGGGGCAGTAATGAAGATATTGATGATGTCATAAAAGGTGTGACACTTAATTTAGAAGGTAAATTAAGTGAAGCAGGTGAAACGACAACTCTGCGGGTAGGAACTGATAAAGAGGCCATGAAGGAAAAAATTAAAGCCTTTGTAGATCAGTATAATAGCCTATTGAAAACCATTAATAAATACGGCCACCCTGACGAGGCAGAGATTGAGAAGGGTGAGGGGGATGCGGTTTTAAGTGGTGAATCAGCTTTAAGTACTGTGGAATCAATGATGTATTCCAGTGTAATGAATCCTAATGGCTCGCTCAGTTCTGCTGACTGGTTGAGTAATACACCATTATCCTGGGATGCTGGTACTACAAATAATCTTGTGATAGATGGTACTACCGTTTCTCTCGATGGTGCTTCTACCCTGGAAGAGATTGCTGAACAGATCAATACAGAACTCGGTAAAGATATGGCCAGTATTAAAGATAATAGACTGGTTTTAACAAGCGAGGGGAGTCTTGCTGTAGACCTGACCGGGAGTGATGGTGTTGTTTTAACTGACCTGCAGATTCCCGAGACCTTTAAAACTAATGTAGTATCACTAATGGGTATTACTGTAGATAGATATGGTGAAATGTCTATCGATGAAGATAAACTGGATCAGGCCCTGTCAAAAAACATGTCTGATGTTAAACAGATGTTTACCGGTGTTAATGGTATTGTTGACCGGGTAGAAACTAATGTAGACAATGCCATTAAATCATACAGTTATTCCAGTGGTGGTGGTTATGTTTCCGGTAGAATAAGTACTTTACAGAAGGAAATTAAATATATAGATGAAGATATTGAAAACATGGAGAGGCGCCTTGATATGAAAGAAATAACTTTAAAGGCTAAGTTTACCCGGATGGACCAGTTAATGACTCAACTGAAGAATCAGGGTTCCTGGTTTACTTCGAATAGTTCTTCCTGA
- a CDS encoding flagellin N-terminal helical domain-containing protein, with amino-acid sequence MIINHNISSMNALRNLNVNSNDMSKTMEKLSSGYRINRAADDAAGLAISEKMRAQISGLKQAQRNAQDGVSMIQTAEGALGEVHNMLRRMRDLALQSANGTIKAEDRQKVQAEVTQLIGEISGIADRTEFNGMKLINASAVAAGNVSFQIGANADQVIEIGLKDMGASNLGVDGVSVSTAADAQTALGSLDAAISAVSAFRSDLGAVQNRLEHTMKNLATTAENLQASESRIRDADMAAEMSNLTKNQILQQAGTSMLAQANMKSQSVMSLFG; translated from the coding sequence ATGATTATTAATCATAACATCAGTTCAATGAATGCTTTGAGGAATCTTAACGTAAACTCAAACGACATGTCCAAGACAATGGAGAAGTTATCATCAGGTTATCGGATTAACCGTGCTGCTGATGATGCTGCCGGACTGGCTATCTCCGAAAAAATGCGTGCCCAGATTAGTGGTCTGAAGCAGGCCCAAAGAAATGCCCAGGATGGTGTTTCTATGATTCAGACTGCTGAAGGTGCTTTAGGTGAAGTGCACAACATGTTAAGGAGAATGAGGGATCTAGCTTTACAGTCAGCAAACGGTACCATTAAGGCTGAAGACCGCCAGAAGGTTCAGGCTGAGGTTACCCAGTTAATTGGTGAAATCAGTGGTATTGCTGATAGGACAGAATTTAATGGTATGAAACTAATTAATGCTTCTGCCGTTGCCGCTGGTAACGTTTCTTTCCAGATTGGTGCTAATGCAGATCAGGTTATTGAAATTGGTTTGAAAGATATGGGTGCTAGTAATTTAGGTGTTGACGGGGTTAGTGTATCAACTGCCGCTGATGCCCAGACTGCTCTTGGTTCATTAGATGCAGCTATCAGTGCTGTTTCAGCATTCCGTTCTGACCTTGGTGCCGTCCAGAATAGGTTGGAACATACCATGAAAAACCTGGCTACTACTGCAGAAAACCTACAGGCCTCTGAGTCCCGTATCCGTGATGCAGACATGGCTGCCGAGATGTCTAATTTGACCAAAAATCAGATCTTACAGCAGGCTGGTACTTCTATGTTAGCACAGGCTAACATGAAATCTCAATCGGTCATGAGTCTTTTTGGTTAA